The Acidobacteriota bacterium nucleotide sequence AGGTCTTTGAGCTCGACCAGCTTGAGGGCGCGGTAGTTCTCCACTCGGAGGTATTCGATGCGGGCAACAGATGGGCGTTGCTCGTTCCGTTGGCGCTGGAAAGCTGGGCTCACGGGGTACTCCTCGCAGGTCTCGCGACGCGGTTCCGGGTTGATGATCCGGCAAGCTCGATTCGAAGCGTCGTCCGGTAAATCCTACCAGGATCTAAACTTGCAGCTGTCCCTTATCGGATAGATACCCATAGCAAAAAACCCCTCACCCACCCGCGCGAGGCGCTCGGGAGGATGAGGGGGCCGAAGCTAGGGGCTTCGAGGGGGCTTGAAGCCCCTAGCGTTCGCTCCTAGCCGTTCAGGGACAGGAGTCGAAGGCCTTGGTGTCGGTCACCGCCAGCGGAATGTTGCCGACGGGGTTGTCGTAGGTGTTGACCTCGCCGGTGTCCAGATCCGTGACTTCCATGGTGAAGCCCAGGTTGGTGGTGGCGGAGAAGAAGACCCAGAAGTGACCGTTTACCGGGCAACCGTTGAGCACCTTGATCAAGAGCTCGATGTTGGAATCATCGAAGAACCAGATCAGGCCGGAGCCGTCGGAGGCGGGGATGACGTTGAAGGGGCCGGTGTTGCCGTCCTTGTCCTCCCAGCTGCCGACGATCTGGAAGCGGCCGTCGAGGAGGCAGAGGGTTTGGCCGTCGGGCACGCAGGCGCCGTCCCCGCCGCCGTCGTCGTCGACGATGACGATGGATGCGACATCCCGGGCGCCGAGGGTGGCGTCGCCGGTGGCGTTGGTGAGCAGGACGCTGATGGTCTCCAGGTCTTCCGGCTCGGTATCGTCCACCAGCGGCACAGCGACGGTCTGGATCCCTTCCTCGCCATCGGCCCAGCTGAGGGTGCCGGCGGTGGTGATGTAGTCGTCTCCGGCGATGGCGCTGCCGTCCATGGTGGAGAAGTCCACCGTGACGTCGCCGGCGGTGCCTTCGCGCTCGACCTC carries:
- a CDS encoding Calx-beta domain-containing protein, producing MFKRLPLCVALLAIWLLSPTALWAMKPDDAGFAQFRGASFPVTEETEEVTIVVKRQRGNTGAVSVDYATTAGSAEAGVDYEETTGTLNWDDGDRSDKSFTVVIFDDDLDEGLETFGIELSNPTGNLEIGAVSRTVVRIRPSDRSDDGGDDPDDPDDPDDPASTIKLTAVAFPAFESSGEAIFEVEREGTAGDVTVDFSTMDGSAIAGDDYITTAGTLSWADGEEGIQTVAVPLVDDTEPEDLETISVLLTNATGDATLGARDVASIVIVDDDGGGDGACVPDGQTLCLLDGRFQIVGSWEDKDGNTGPFNVIPASDGSGLIWFFDDSNIELLIKVLNGCPVNGHFWVFFSATTNLGFTMEVTDLDTGEVNTYDNPVGNIPLAVTDTKAFDSCP